The following proteins are co-located in the Stieleria sp. JC731 genome:
- the surE gene encoding 5'/3'-nucleotidase SurE: MRILLTNDDGVFAPGLAALEQQLRHLGEVIVIAPATEQSGVGHSITYLTPLVKKSIHRDGRHWAWAVEGSPADCVKLAIAELLRDDPVDLVVSGINNGLNAGINVLYSGTVAAAIEGAFFGTTSVAVSLEYDPDADFQAAAVIAKNVISGIAKNHNASGKLFNLNIPTKATETPTDLAIVPMGLAQYGNRYEKRQDPGGRDYYWALWQEPDEPPKEQTDVTELRDGNVTLTCLQFDMTSHQTTEDMKSWDLKI; the protein is encoded by the coding sequence ATGCGAATTTTATTGACTAACGACGATGGGGTGTTCGCCCCAGGCCTTGCCGCCCTCGAGCAACAGCTGCGGCACCTCGGCGAAGTCATCGTGATTGCCCCCGCCACGGAACAGTCGGGTGTTGGGCACTCGATTACCTATTTAACCCCGCTGGTTAAAAAATCCATCCATCGCGACGGTCGGCACTGGGCATGGGCGGTCGAAGGCAGCCCGGCGGACTGTGTGAAATTGGCAATCGCGGAATTGCTGCGTGACGATCCCGTCGACCTGGTTGTCAGCGGAATCAACAACGGCCTCAATGCGGGAATCAATGTGCTGTACAGCGGCACCGTAGCGGCCGCGATCGAGGGCGCTTTCTTTGGGACAACCAGCGTCGCGGTATCACTGGAATATGATCCCGACGCGGATTTCCAAGCCGCCGCGGTGATCGCGAAAAATGTGATCAGCGGAATCGCAAAGAACCACAACGCCTCGGGAAAACTCTTTAACTTGAACATTCCCACGAAGGCGACCGAGACTCCGACGGACCTTGCGATTGTCCCGATGGGCTTGGCTCAATACGGCAACCGCTACGAAAAACGACAGGATCCCGGCGGCCGCGATTATTACTGGGCGTTGTGGCAAGAACCAGACGAGCCACCCAAAGAACAGACCGACGTTACAGAACTTCGTGATGGCAATGTCACGTTGACCTGTTTGCAGTTTGACATGACCAGTCATCAAACGACCGAAGACATGAAGTCATGGGACTTGAAGATCTAG
- a CDS encoding 5-formyltetrahydrofolate cyclo-ligase, producing the protein MADQAKNVIRDQARKRRRERFAEAPAERDRVSDIICSQVDQLAGYTESKCVLWYVGVRDEVATQRRIATELERGATSRRGSSPTTDRRILVPFCEGNDLVLFDLHSIEELERGAFGILEPAANLKAEPERLVSPEAVDFAIIPGLAFDTSGHRMGYGRGFYDRTLQRLVPNTPRVALAFDCQMFDRVPTEAHDVTMDWVITESGIIQCGLT; encoded by the coding sequence TTGGCTGACCAAGCAAAAAACGTGATTCGCGATCAAGCGAGAAAGCGACGGCGTGAAAGGTTCGCCGAAGCGCCAGCCGAGCGAGACCGTGTAAGCGATATCATCTGTAGCCAAGTCGACCAGCTCGCTGGCTACACGGAATCGAAATGCGTCCTCTGGTACGTCGGCGTTCGAGATGAAGTAGCCACGCAACGACGTATTGCCACAGAACTGGAGCGCGGAGCGACTTCACGTAGGGGCAGCTCGCCTACGACAGACCGCAGAATCTTGGTTCCGTTTTGCGAGGGAAACGACCTGGTGCTGTTTGACCTTCACTCGATCGAGGAACTCGAACGCGGCGCATTCGGAATTCTGGAGCCGGCTGCGAACCTGAAAGCTGAACCTGAGCGTCTAGTTAGCCCAGAAGCAGTCGACTTTGCGATCATTCCAGGACTTGCGTTTGATACCTCGGGCCATCGTATGGGATATGGACGTGGATTCTACGATCGCACACTCCAACGGCTAGTTCCAAACACACCACGAGTCGCACTCGCTTTCGATTGCCAAATGTTTGATCGGGTACCGACCGAGGCCCACGACGTGACGATGGACTGGGTCATCACTGAATCCGGCATCATCCAATGTGGGCTCACCTAA
- a CDS encoding rhamnulokinase, translating into MSEPPVHLAVDLGASSGRVIAGWLVDAQLELEEVHRFANDPVLIQNSLQWNVHALWSEILEGLRKAATRYLQVLSVGVDTWGVDYVLVDRNDQLAGPVRNYRDSRTHGMLAKACDRLGGPEIGREKIFKATGLQFMEINTLYQLFSAAENGERSLEIADHFLMMGDFFHWLLSGKRSIEATNASTTQMVDPATGKWQVELLESLGIPSRIFEPTVQPGTVLGKVQPSVAEVTGLADVPVVVPATHDTGSAVISVPVDDFAPSQPNWCYISSGTWSLMGCELASPRVNDVCSELNFTNEGGVAGSTRLLKNIGGLWIFQQLRKSMQRQGEDVSWEQMVRQASQAHAFELLIDPDHPDFVAPTDMLTAIKSFAQATDQPIPETDGGYYRAALEGLALRYRVCLGMLERLAENRIDTIHIVGGGTMNELLCQMTADACNRTVVAGPVEATAIGNLVMQMIGTGAIESDGDLSQSIRKARGIVRESFEVKTYTPKNPDLWDEPAQRFMALSKAPSTV; encoded by the coding sequence ATGTCAGAGCCTCCCGTTCATCTTGCTGTTGATTTAGGTGCCAGTAGCGGTCGTGTGATTGCGGGTTGGCTTGTCGATGCACAGCTCGAACTTGAAGAAGTTCACCGCTTTGCCAACGATCCGGTTTTGATTCAGAATTCGCTGCAATGGAACGTGCACGCATTGTGGTCAGAGATACTTGAGGGACTACGTAAAGCCGCGACTCGTTATCTGCAAGTTTTGTCAGTCGGAGTCGATACATGGGGCGTCGACTACGTCCTAGTTGATCGAAATGACCAATTGGCTGGTCCGGTACGCAACTATCGCGATTCCAGAACGCATGGCATGCTGGCTAAAGCGTGTGATCGGCTAGGCGGTCCGGAAATCGGACGCGAAAAGATCTTTAAAGCAACTGGATTACAGTTCATGGAGATCAATACGCTTTACCAGTTGTTCAGCGCAGCAGAAAACGGAGAGCGTTCTCTTGAAATTGCCGATCACTTTTTAATGATGGGTGATTTCTTTCATTGGCTTTTGTCTGGTAAGCGCAGCATCGAAGCGACAAATGCGTCGACGACCCAGATGGTTGATCCGGCGACGGGGAAATGGCAAGTTGAACTGTTGGAAAGCTTGGGAATCCCATCACGGATATTCGAACCGACCGTCCAGCCCGGCACCGTCCTCGGCAAGGTTCAACCCAGCGTTGCCGAAGTGACCGGACTGGCCGACGTTCCTGTTGTTGTCCCAGCGACTCACGATACCGGTTCGGCTGTTATTTCGGTTCCCGTCGATGATTTCGCGCCGTCGCAACCCAACTGGTGCTACATCAGTTCCGGTACTTGGTCATTGATGGGGTGTGAACTCGCATCACCGCGCGTCAATGACGTCTGCTCGGAGCTTAACTTCACCAACGAAGGCGGCGTTGCCGGAAGCACTCGTCTGCTGAAGAACATCGGGGGACTTTGGATCTTCCAACAGCTTCGTAAATCGATGCAGCGTCAAGGCGAAGATGTGTCTTGGGAACAGATGGTTCGCCAAGCGAGCCAAGCCCATGCGTTTGAATTGTTGATCGATCCGGATCATCCCGATTTTGTCGCTCCCACCGACATGCTGACTGCGATCAAGTCCTTTGCCCAAGCAACCGATCAACCGATTCCCGAAACCGATGGTGGTTACTACCGAGCCGCGCTGGAAGGACTCGCGCTTCGATATCGGGTTTGCCTGGGGATGCTGGAAAGGCTTGCGGAGAATCGCATCGACACGATCCATATTGTCGGCGGCGGAACGATGAACGAGCTGCTATGTCAAATGACCGCCGACGCGTGTAATCGGACTGTCGTTGCAGGGCCGGTCGAAGCAACCGCGATCGGCAACCTGGTGATGCAGATGATCGGTACCGGTGCCATTGAGAGCGATGGCGACCTATCCCAATCCATTCGCAAAGCACGTGGGATCGTACGTGAAAGTTTCGAAGTCAAAACTTACACGCCCAAGAATCCCGATCTCTGGGACGAACCGGCACAACGATTCATGGCCCTTTCGAAGGCTCCCAGTACCGTTTAA
- the ettA gene encoding energy-dependent translational throttle protein EttA: MSRQFIYQIEGLTKKHGQKAVLDDVHLAFYPGAKIGVLGPNGAGKSTLMRIMAGQDKEFDGSARLAKGFTVGYLEQEPPLDPTKTVFENVQTAVAERRAIIDRFNEISMLLGDVTDDDEMQKLCDEMATLQDTIDTYNLWELDRQVEMSMAVMNLPPGDADVTKLSGGERRRVALCQLLIRQPDLLLLDEPTNHLDAESVSWLEQHLHKYPGTVVAVTHDRYFLDNVAKWILEIDRGRGIPFEGNYTAWLEARQKRMALEQRQAKARERTLNRELEWIRMSPKARQAKSKARIKAYEDLASQKFEDRPDELEIQIPSNRNLGDLVIEAKNISKAFGEKVLVKDLSFRLPAGGIVGVIGPNGAGKTTLFNMFTGKEPPDAGEFRVGDTVDLGYVDQSRDSLDDNHTVFEEISGGHETIDLGGRSVNARAYVSRFNFRGPDQEKKVGKLSGGERNRVHLAKLLRRGCNVLLLDEPTNDLDVDTLRALEEAIMNFAGCVVVTSHDRWFLDRLATHILAFEGDGQVYWCEGNFEVYERNLRERLGEDPDSIKQARYKSIHAG, translated from the coding sequence ATGTCTCGACAATTCATCTATCAGATCGAAGGACTGACAAAAAAGCACGGCCAGAAAGCTGTGCTGGACGATGTTCATTTGGCGTTCTACCCGGGCGCAAAAATTGGCGTCCTCGGCCCCAACGGTGCCGGCAAGTCGACGCTGATGCGAATCATGGCTGGCCAGGACAAGGAGTTTGACGGTAGCGCCCGCTTGGCGAAAGGTTTCACCGTCGGCTACCTCGAACAAGAGCCGCCTTTGGATCCCACCAAGACGGTTTTCGAAAACGTTCAAACCGCCGTCGCCGAACGGCGCGCGATCATTGATCGGTTCAACGAGATCAGCATGCTGCTCGGTGACGTAACCGACGATGATGAAATGCAGAAGCTGTGCGACGAAATGGCGACGCTTCAAGACACGATCGACACCTACAACCTGTGGGAACTCGATCGCCAAGTCGAAATGTCGATGGCAGTCATGAACTTGCCGCCCGGTGATGCAGACGTCACAAAGTTGTCCGGGGGCGAACGCCGCCGAGTCGCATTGTGCCAATTGCTCATTCGCCAGCCCGACCTGCTATTGCTTGACGAACCGACCAACCACTTGGATGCCGAGTCGGTTTCTTGGCTAGAACAACATTTGCACAAGTATCCCGGCACCGTTGTCGCGGTGACGCACGATCGCTACTTCCTAGACAACGTTGCGAAGTGGATCCTGGAAATTGACCGTGGTCGCGGCATCCCGTTCGAAGGCAACTACACCGCGTGGCTGGAAGCACGCCAAAAGCGGATGGCTTTGGAACAGCGGCAAGCCAAGGCTCGCGAGCGGACGTTGAATCGCGAATTGGAATGGATTCGTATGAGTCCAAAAGCTCGTCAAGCGAAAAGCAAAGCTCGGATCAAAGCCTACGAAGATTTGGCGTCGCAAAAATTCGAGGACCGTCCAGACGAATTGGAAATCCAAATTCCGTCCAATCGCAACCTCGGCGATCTCGTCATCGAAGCGAAAAACATCAGCAAGGCGTTTGGCGAAAAGGTCCTCGTGAAGGATCTCTCGTTCCGCCTGCCCGCCGGTGGCATTGTCGGCGTGATCGGCCCCAATGGTGCCGGTAAAACAACCCTGTTCAACATGTTCACCGGGAAAGAGCCGCCAGATGCGGGTGAGTTCCGGGTCGGCGACACGGTCGATTTGGGTTACGTTGATCAAAGCCGCGATTCTCTCGACGATAACCACACGGTGTTCGAGGAAATCAGTGGCGGACATGAAACGATCGATCTGGGCGGACGAAGCGTCAACGCGAGAGCCTATGTATCGCGGTTTAACTTCCGCGGCCCAGATCAAGAAAAGAAAGTCGGGAAGCTCTCCGGCGGTGAACGCAACCGCGTTCACCTGGCAAAGCTTCTTCGCCGTGGTTGCAACGTCCTTTTGTTGGACGAACCGACCAACGACCTTGATGTCGATACCCTGCGGGCGCTCGAAGAAGCGATCATGAACTTTGCCGGTTGCGTCGTTGTCACGTCGCACGACCGCTGGTTCCTCGATCGACTCGCGACCCATATCCTCGCTTTCGAAGGCGATGGTCAGGTCTATTGGTGTGAAGGAAACTTTGAAGTTTACGAACGGAACCTGCGTGAACGGCTTGGGGAAGATCCCGACAGCATCAAACAGGCTCGTTACAAAAGCATCCATGCCGGCTAG
- a CDS encoding YqgE/AlgH family protein, giving the protein MRTIVLIVNHDDEGAFGLTMTRPTDQRLSDLIELSIPTGTIRQDDFIFEGGPVEGPLLAVHDLTGIGAPICDQDAGIWLTGDEDHLRLLLQRTDARVRFISQYSGWGPGQLDMELRSGGWLVGQADSQVIFANPDQIWETAVKRCGHEILSSISPGLQFNDPSVN; this is encoded by the coding sequence ATGCGCACGATTGTCCTGATCGTCAACCATGACGATGAAGGTGCGTTCGGATTGACGATGACACGACCGACTGACCAACGATTAAGTGACCTCATCGAATTGTCGATCCCAACGGGAACGATCCGTCAGGACGATTTCATTTTCGAAGGCGGACCCGTCGAAGGTCCCTTGCTGGCGGTTCACGACCTAACCGGGATCGGTGCACCGATCTGTGACCAGGACGCCGGAATTTGGCTGACAGGTGACGAAGACCACTTGCGTCTATTGCTTCAGCGTACCGATGCTCGCGTCCGATTCATTTCGCAGTATTCCGGATGGGGCCCCGGGCAATTGGACATGGAGCTTCGCTCGGGTGGTTGGCTTGTCGGTCAAGCGGACAGCCAGGTCATCTTTGCCAATCCTGACCAGATTTGGGAAACGGCGGTGAAGCGATGTGGGCACGAGATCCTTTCTTCGATCTCACCGGGGCTACAGTTCAACGATCCATCGGTTAACTGA
- the guaA gene encoding glutamine-hydrolyzing GMP synthase translates to MSVSHAQENSANTNNSALTDQRIVVLDFGSQYAQLIARRVREQNVYCQILRHDLSAERIAELAPKGIILSGGPSSVYEDGAPQCDPELFNLGIPVLGICYGMQLACKALGGQVDSTTTREYGHAKCEIISGDSLFDELPSEIDVWMSHGDQVSSISESFTTLAKTSTCPYAAIVHRDLPVYGMQFHPEVTHTPLGGKVLANFVRNICKCEPNWHLSDFAELTIKQIREQVGDRRVICGLSGGVDSSVVAALLYKAIGSQLTCILIDNGLLRKNEQTLVIDEFSNHFKTDLHVVNAEDRFLASLAGITEPQEKRRRIGHDFIECFKTEAEQIENAHFLAQGTLYPDVIESGADPDGPAATIKLHHNVGGLPEELGFELIEPLRDLFKDEVRRLGLELGLPDKLVWRHPFPGPGLAVRCLGEVTRDKLVVLRAADAIVIEEIEAAGLYRDTSQTFAVLLPVQSVGVMGDARTYDNAIAIRSVNTDDFMTADWSRLPYDLLARMSTRIINEVKGVNRVCYDISSKPPATIEWE, encoded by the coding sequence ATGAGTGTTTCGCACGCCCAAGAGAACTCTGCGAATACGAATAACTCGGCCCTCACCGACCAGCGAATCGTTGTTCTGGATTTCGGCTCGCAGTACGCACAACTGATTGCCCGACGCGTTCGTGAGCAGAACGTGTACTGTCAGATCTTGCGACACGACCTGTCGGCCGAGCGAATCGCAGAGCTGGCCCCCAAAGGAATCATCCTTTCCGGTGGACCGTCCAGTGTTTACGAAGATGGTGCTCCGCAATGTGATCCCGAGTTATTCAACTTAGGGATCCCAGTGCTGGGAATTTGCTACGGCATGCAACTGGCCTGCAAAGCACTCGGTGGCCAAGTCGATAGCACCACCACACGTGAATACGGTCACGCCAAGTGCGAAATCATCAGCGGTGATTCATTGTTTGATGAATTGCCAAGCGAAATCGATGTCTGGATGAGCCATGGTGATCAGGTTTCGTCGATTAGCGAATCGTTCACGACCCTCGCAAAGACAAGCACGTGTCCCTACGCGGCAATTGTCCACCGCGACCTGCCTGTCTATGGGATGCAGTTCCACCCGGAAGTCACGCACACTCCATTGGGCGGCAAGGTCCTAGCCAATTTTGTCCGGAACATCTGCAAGTGTGAACCGAATTGGCATCTCAGTGATTTTGCCGAATTGACCATCAAGCAAATTCGCGAGCAGGTCGGCGACCGGCGCGTGATCTGCGGACTTAGTGGCGGAGTCGACTCGTCGGTCGTCGCCGCACTGTTGTACAAGGCTATCGGAAGCCAGTTGACTTGCATCCTGATCGACAACGGTTTGCTGCGAAAGAACGAACAGACGCTTGTCATCGACGAGTTTTCAAATCACTTCAAAACCGATCTGCACGTCGTCAACGCGGAAGACCGGTTCTTGGCTTCGCTCGCCGGAATTACCGAACCGCAAGAGAAACGGCGCCGCATCGGGCACGACTTCATCGAGTGCTTCAAAACCGAAGCGGAACAAATCGAGAACGCCCATTTCTTGGCTCAAGGAACCCTGTACCCCGACGTTATCGAAAGCGGTGCAGATCCCGACGGCCCGGCAGCCACAATCAAGCTGCACCACAATGTCGGTGGCCTTCCAGAGGAGTTGGGATTTGAATTGATCGAGCCCCTGCGTGATTTGTTCAAAGACGAAGTTCGCCGTCTGGGGCTGGAACTGGGCTTACCTGACAAACTCGTTTGGCGTCACCCATTCCCAGGACCAGGCCTTGCCGTTCGCTGCCTGGGCGAAGTCACCCGCGACAAGCTGGTCGTTCTGCGAGCTGCCGACGCGATCGTCATCGAAGAAATCGAAGCCGCGGGATTGTATCGCGATACCAGCCAAACGTTTGCGGTTCTGCTGCCAGTTCAAAGTGTCGGTGTGATGGGCGATGCCCGAACCTACGACAACGCAATCGCCATTCGCAGCGTCAACACGGATGATTTTATGACGGCTGATTGGAGCCGTTTGCCGTACGACCTGCTGGCGCGAATGAGTACACGGATTATCAACGAAGTCAAAGGCGTCAATCGTGTCTGCTATGACATTAGCAGTAAACCGCCCGCGACGATCGAATGGGAATAA
- a CDS encoding ketoacyl-ACP synthase III: MPHACLGPISVHLPERVETNEQLQEQFPNWDLPLIEEKTGIRQRHIAGESETSSDLAVQASQKLFAEHGIDPGSIDFLLFCTQTPDYPLPTTSCLIQDRLSLSTNCGALDFNLGCSGYVYGLAMADGLIQSGVAKRILFLTAETYTKYIDEYDRSLRTIFGDAAAATLITAEDTPSLWGFKFGSDGSGGDMLLVGDGGARLEADAIRPRHRKRWKSRLYMDGPSLINFTVDAVPRMIDEILQENDLSDSDISMYLMHQATWKMLDQLRQRMDLEEQRLPIELAEIGNTVSCTLPILIDQLRKAGRLDQESVNMLVGFGVGLSWAGCLWKDVWNQAAP; the protein is encoded by the coding sequence GTGCCTCACGCTTGCCTTGGCCCCATCTCCGTACATTTGCCCGAACGCGTCGAGACAAATGAGCAACTTCAGGAACAGTTTCCAAACTGGGATTTGCCGTTAATCGAAGAAAAAACGGGAATCCGTCAGCGACACATTGCCGGAGAATCGGAAACCTCGAGCGACTTGGCGGTCCAGGCGTCCCAGAAACTGTTTGCCGAACACGGGATCGATCCGGGTTCGATCGATTTCCTGCTGTTTTGCACCCAAACGCCTGACTATCCACTTCCGACGACCAGCTGTCTGATCCAAGACCGCCTGTCGCTTTCGACGAACTGTGGCGCGTTGGATTTTAACCTGGGCTGTAGTGGCTACGTATACGGGTTAGCGATGGCGGACGGCTTGATCCAAAGTGGCGTTGCCAAGCGGATCCTTTTTTTGACCGCCGAAACTTACACCAAATACATCGATGAATACGATCGCAGCCTCCGGACCATCTTCGGTGACGCCGCAGCAGCGACATTGATCACCGCCGAAGACACTCCTTCGTTGTGGGGGTTCAAATTTGGCAGCGACGGTAGCGGTGGTGACATGCTGTTGGTGGGTGACGGTGGAGCCCGCCTCGAAGCCGACGCGATACGTCCACGCCACCGTAAGCGGTGGAAAAGCCGCCTGTACATGGATGGCCCTAGCTTGATCAATTTCACCGTCGATGCTGTTCCGCGGATGATTGACGAGATTTTGCAAGAAAACGACCTGTCCGATTCAGACATCTCGATGTATCTAATGCACCAGGCAACCTGGAAAATGCTGGACCAGTTGCGTCAGCGAATGGATCTGGAAGAACAGCGTTTACCAATTGAGTTAGCCGAGATCGGCAACACGGTTTCCTGTACGCTTCCAATCTTGATCGATCAGCTTCGCAAGGCTGGTCGTTTGGACCAGGAATCCGTTAATATGCTGGTTGGGTTCGGTGTCGGGCTTTCATGGGCAGGTTGCCTGTGGAAAGATGTGTGGAATCAGGCGGCTCCATGA
- a CDS encoding PEP-CTERM sorting domain-containing protein (PEP-CTERM proteins occur, often in large numbers, in the proteomes of bacteria that also encode an exosortase, a predicted intramembrane cysteine proteinase. The presence of a PEP-CTERM domain at a protein's C-terminus predicts cleavage within the sorting domain, followed by covalent anchoring to some some component of the (usually Gram-negative) cell surface. Many PEP-CTERM proteins exhibit an unusual sequence composition that includes large numbers of potential glycosylation sites. Expression of one such protein has been shown restore the ability of a bacterium to form floc, a type of biofilm.) gives MKLLIRCVALVFLVASPAFADIVTLPNGDDVIPVDENLNPFDFADSFATPSAVGVFGIGDTIVEGTILNASESDEDVFTFTIADGTRLDSITLDYITGDGNHFVGIDTGTSMTFPASYDGTSLLVAHLVSDLDSGADLLTIDVASNNYNTIAPPGALSAGDYSVWIRETEFQDFDYSLTFRVSAVAIPEPSSLVALLGILATTCVTRRRN, from the coding sequence ATGAAACTCTTGATTCGATGCGTGGCGCTCGTTTTTCTCGTCGCTTCGCCAGCGTTTGCCGACATTGTCACTCTTCCCAATGGGGATGATGTGATCCCGGTTGATGAAAACCTGAATCCGTTTGATTTTGCCGACTCCTTTGCGACGCCTTCAGCTGTCGGAGTTTTTGGTATCGGCGACACGATCGTCGAAGGCACGATTCTAAACGCAAGTGAATCGGACGAAGACGTTTTCACGTTTACCATCGCCGATGGCACTCGTTTGGATTCGATCACGCTGGACTACATCACCGGTGACGGCAACCACTTTGTCGGAATCGATACGGGAACCTCGATGACGTTCCCCGCCAGCTACGATGGTACTTCGTTGCTGGTTGCACACCTGGTTTCCGACTTGGATAGCGGAGCCGATCTGTTGACAATCGATGTAGCCAGCAACAATTACAACACCATCGCTCCTCCCGGCGCATTGTCGGCGGGAGACTATTCGGTTTGGATCCGCGAAACCGAATTCCAAGACTTCGACTATTCGTTAACCTTCCGCGTCAGCGCGGTCGCGATTCCCGAACCGTCATCACTTGTTGCACTGCTGGGAATCCTCGCCACCACCTGTGTTACGCGAAGACGGAACTAG
- a CDS encoding tetratricopeptide repeat protein, with translation MTEHSYGMGDAFAALREGQPDLATEICQQVLDSDPENASAWFLQGILHAQAGRTDDALPNFERAVQFKPESPTYQYNLGLVRSSLRKHDEAIQAYRDAIKLQPEMLEAQNNLGNCLVMLEKSQEAADHFREVARDFPQEAIVHFNLANVLEDIGEYKECIEAYEKAIELDPNFDSARDNLGRTYAGITEYDEALRVWKEWLEHDPENPIPRHMIAGITGEMVPDRCDDDYVLNTFDDTFASSYEKQLSRIGYSVPVLVQDAIDSVQLEKSNRLNVLDAGCGTGLCSSVLRPYAQTLVGVDLSPDMLRLAEQTGRYDDLIEGELTQVLCELTLEFDLIVFGDTLCYFGDLTQVLAAVRQRISSSGMTIFTVENLALQHEEEQADLSVDYRLLPNGRYQHNEEYIEASIQAAGLTLLSITKAKLRMERGREVEGLVVVAKS, from the coding sequence ATGACAGAACATTCATACGGTATGGGAGACGCTTTTGCGGCTCTGCGCGAAGGGCAACCAGATCTTGCCACTGAAATCTGCCAACAAGTGCTCGATAGCGATCCGGAAAACGCATCCGCTTGGTTTCTTCAAGGGATCCTTCATGCCCAAGCGGGACGCACCGATGATGCCTTACCCAACTTTGAACGGGCGGTCCAGTTCAAGCCGGAATCGCCGACTTATCAATACAACTTGGGACTCGTCCGTAGCAGTCTTCGCAAACATGACGAAGCGATCCAGGCTTATCGCGATGCGATCAAGTTGCAGCCGGAAATGCTCGAAGCCCAGAACAATCTGGGGAACTGCTTGGTGATGTTGGAAAAGTCGCAAGAAGCGGCAGACCATTTTCGCGAAGTCGCCAGAGACTTTCCCCAAGAAGCGATTGTGCACTTCAACCTTGCAAACGTGCTTGAAGACATCGGCGAATACAAAGAGTGTATTGAAGCCTATGAAAAAGCGATCGAGCTAGACCCGAATTTCGATTCCGCCCGTGACAACCTTGGCCGGACCTATGCCGGAATCACCGAATACGACGAAGCGTTGCGTGTTTGGAAAGAATGGCTCGAGCACGATCCGGAGAATCCGATTCCCAGGCATATGATCGCCGGAATCACGGGCGAGATGGTGCCTGACCGCTGCGACGATGATTATGTACTTAATACGTTTGATGATACGTTTGCTTCATCGTACGAAAAACAGCTTTCGCGAATCGGTTACAGCGTTCCGGTCTTAGTCCAAGACGCGATCGATTCGGTGCAGTTAGAAAAATCAAACCGGCTAAACGTTTTGGACGCCGGCTGCGGTACTGGCCTTTGTTCAAGCGTGCTACGACCCTACGCCCAGACGTTGGTAGGCGTCGACTTGTCGCCTGACATGCTTCGTTTGGCAGAGCAAACCGGCCGTTATGATGATTTGATCGAAGGCGAGCTCACGCAGGTTCTGTGCGAACTGACGTTGGAATTTGATTTGATCGTTTTCGGCGACACGCTGTGTTACTTCGGAGACTTGACGCAGGTCTTGGCCGCGGTCCGGCAACGCATCTCCAGCTCGGGGATGACAATCTTTACCGTCGAAAACCTTGCCCTGCAGCACGAAGAGGAACAGGCGGATCTTTCTGTCGACTACCGATTGCTTCCCAACGGTCGCTACCAACATAATGAAGAATACATCGAAGCTTCAATTCAGGCGGCCGGACTAACACTTCTCTCCATCACAAAGGCCAAGCTAAGAATGGAGCGGGGACGTGAAGTCGAAGGGCTGGTGGTGGTCGCTAAAAGCTAG
- a CDS encoding class I SAM-dependent methyltransferase: MNYSIVEFLSERLDSQMTLFEYGSGGSTRYFAQRVRQVTSVEYDKSWYDTVAEDLPSNARLIYHPFDNTARYAETIQRQDTRFDVVVVDGQDRVRCVEQSLPCLTEAGIVLLDDSDRECYRPAFKLLSQRGFRALRIAGLKPASCCRHESTVFYRPENCVGL, encoded by the coding sequence ATGAATTATTCGATCGTCGAATTCCTGTCCGAACGCTTGGACAGCCAGATGACTTTGTTTGAATACGGAAGCGGCGGTTCGACACGGTATTTCGCGCAGCGCGTTCGTCAGGTCACCTCCGTCGAATACGACAAATCTTGGTACGACACCGTCGCCGAAGACCTGCCATCAAATGCCAGATTGATCTATCACCCCTTTGATAACACTGCACGTTATGCGGAAACCATTCAGCGGCAGGACACCCGCTTTGATGTTGTCGTCGTTGATGGTCAAGACCGAGTGCGCTGTGTTGAACAAAGCCTTCCCTGCTTGACCGAAGCCGGCATCGTGCTGCTGGACGATTCAGACCGCGAATGCTACCGCCCAGCATTCAAACTTCTGTCCCAACGAGGTTTCAGAGCGTTGAGAATCGCGGGACTTAAACCCGCCAGTTGTTGTCGCCACGAGTCCACCGTGTTCTACCGGCCAGAAAACTGTGTTGGGCTTTGA